A DNA window from Paenibacillus sp. HWE-109 contains the following coding sequences:
- the atpA gene encoding F0F1 ATP synthase subunit alpha, which translates to MSIKPEEISSLIKQQIANYNSDIQVVDVGTVIQVGDGIARAHGLESVMAGELLEFPSGVLGYAFNLEESNVGIVILGPYKDIREGDQVKRTGRIMEIPVGDALLGRVVNPLGQPVDGRGPIETTGFRPIESPAPGVMARKSVHEPMQTGIKAIDAMVPVGRGQRELLIGDRQTGKTAIAIDAIINQKGNGVKCIYVAIGQKQSTVVGVVETLRHAGALDYTIVVTASASEPSPMLWLAPYAGCAMGEYFMYKGEHVLIVYDDLSKQAAAYRELSLLLRRPPGREAYPGDVFYLHSRLLERAAKLNDELGGGSMTALPFIETQAGDISAYIPTNVISITDGQIFLESDLFYSGQRPAVNVGNSVSRVGGSAQTKAMKKVAGTLRVDLAQYRELAAFAAFGSDLDKATQSRLDRGVRTLEILKQGVHQPMSLEKQVASLYTVVKGHVDDLPVQDVTRFEGQFLAYLESNRPEILHSIRDTKDITPDNDKALVEAIVQFKKSFAASV; encoded by the coding sequence TTGAGTATCAAACCTGAAGAAATCAGCTCATTGATTAAACAACAGATTGCAAACTATAATTCCGATATCCAAGTGGTTGATGTAGGTACAGTCATTCAAGTTGGTGATGGTATCGCTCGTGCTCACGGCTTGGAAAGCGTAATGGCAGGCGAGCTGCTTGAGTTTCCAAGTGGCGTTCTGGGCTACGCGTTTAACCTGGAAGAAAGCAACGTAGGTATCGTTATTCTCGGACCTTACAAAGATATCCGTGAAGGCGACCAAGTAAAACGTACGGGCCGCATCATGGAAATCCCAGTAGGCGACGCGCTTCTCGGCCGTGTAGTTAACCCACTGGGTCAACCTGTCGATGGCAGAGGACCAATCGAAACAACTGGATTCCGTCCAATCGAATCCCCAGCACCAGGCGTTATGGCCCGTAAATCGGTACATGAGCCAATGCAAACAGGGATCAAAGCGATTGACGCGATGGTACCGGTTGGCCGTGGACAACGTGAGTTGCTCATCGGTGACCGTCAAACAGGTAAAACAGCGATCGCTATCGATGCGATCATCAACCAAAAAGGCAACGGCGTTAAATGTATCTACGTTGCAATTGGTCAAAAACAATCCACGGTTGTAGGCGTTGTTGAAACACTTCGTCACGCTGGCGCTTTGGATTACACAATCGTAGTAACAGCTTCTGCTTCCGAGCCTTCACCAATGCTTTGGTTGGCTCCATACGCAGGTTGCGCAATGGGTGAGTACTTCATGTACAAAGGCGAGCACGTGTTGATCGTCTATGATGACTTGTCCAAACAAGCGGCTGCTTACCGTGAGTTGTCCCTCTTGCTTCGTCGTCCACCGGGTCGTGAAGCTTATCCAGGGGATGTTTTCTACTTGCACTCCCGTCTTCTAGAGCGTGCTGCGAAATTGAATGATGAGCTAGGTGGCGGTTCCATGACGGCACTTCCTTTCATTGAAACACAAGCAGGCGATATCTCGGCATACATTCCTACGAACGTAATTTCGATTACGGACGGACAAATCTTCTTAGAATCCGACTTGTTCTACTCCGGTCAACGTCCAGCGGTTAACGTTGGTAACTCTGTATCCCGTGTAGGGGGCTCCGCACAAACGAAAGCGATGAAAAAAGTTGCCGGTACACTTCGTGTTGACTTGGCACAATATCGTGAGCTTGCTGCGTTTGCTGCATTCGGATCTGACTTGGATAAAGCTACTCAATCGCGTTTGGACCGTGGTGTTCGTACGCTTGAAATTTTGAAACAAGGTGTCCACCAACCGATGTCATTGGAGAAGCAAGTTGCTTCCCTTTACACAGTTGTTAAAGGACATGTGGATGATCTTCCTGTTCAAGACGTTACACGTTTTGAAGGTCAATTCTTGGCTTACTTGGAATCGAACCGTCCAGAAATTCTACACAGCATTCGCGATACGAAGGACATCACTCCGGATAACGATAAAGCGCTAGTAGAAGCTATCGTTCAATTCAAAAAGAGCTTCGCAGCTTCTGTATAA
- the atpG gene encoding ATP synthase F1 subunit gamma has protein sequence MAKGMREIKRQIKSTQSTKQITRAMEMVSAANLRRAQRSAEAARPYSDKLKEVVQSIAAGSKGIKHPMLQTREVKKTGYLVITSDRGLAGGYNANVLRKVMTEIRENHKSTAEYSIFVIGRKGSNYFHKRNMPVVEEVTGVPDSPKFADIKSVASAAVKNFENGTYDQLFLVYNQFKNAITQIPTMIRLLPMEEVTGAAAASYEYEPSPEGVLEVLLPKYAETLIYSAVLEGKASEFGARMTAMNSATKNATKMISGYTLAYNRARQASITQEISEIVAGANANA, from the coding sequence ATGGCAAAAGGAATGCGCGAGATTAAGCGCCAAATCAAGTCCACACAAAGCACGAAACAAATTACGAGAGCGATGGAAATGGTCTCTGCAGCGAATTTGAGACGAGCGCAACGTTCTGCGGAAGCAGCGCGTCCTTACTCAGATAAGTTGAAAGAAGTCGTTCAAAGTATCGCAGCTGGAAGCAAAGGGATCAAACACCCGATGTTACAGACACGCGAAGTGAAGAAGACAGGCTATTTAGTAATCACCTCGGATCGTGGATTGGCTGGAGGATACAACGCTAACGTGTTGCGGAAGGTCATGACCGAGATTCGTGAAAACCATAAATCAACAGCTGAATATTCGATTTTCGTAATCGGACGCAAAGGCAGTAACTACTTCCACAAACGCAACATGCCAGTTGTAGAAGAAGTAACAGGTGTTCCGGATTCACCGAAATTCGCGGATATCAAGTCTGTCGCTTCAGCAGCAGTAAAAAACTTCGAAAACGGAACGTATGACCAGTTGTTCTTGGTATATAACCAATTCAAAAATGCGATCACCCAAATTCCAACGATGATCCGCCTGCTTCCTATGGAAGAAGTTACTGGCGCGGCTGCTGCTAGTTATGAGTATGAGCCATCACCAGAAGGCGTACTGGAAGTATTGCTGCCTAAATATGCTGAAACGCTTATTTACAGTGCAGTATTGGAAGGTAAAGCAAGTGAGTTCGGTGCGAGAATGACTGCGATGAATTCCGCTACGAAGAATGCAACGAAGATGATCAGCGGTTACACATTAGCTTACAACCGTGCGCGTCAAGCTTCGATTACCCAAGAAATTTCGGAAATCGTTGCTGGGGCGAACGCGAACGCATAA
- a CDS encoding IS1182 family transposase: MAKFKAYTTEQGELLPIYLSEWVTDDHEVRLVSDIVEQLDLSAITNKYSKRGEEAYHPAMLLKLWFYGYATGVFTSRKLQIATKESIPFRWLCGGYLPDFRTLSDFRKNHLDTLPGLFKQVIQIAMELGYISLGHVSIDGSKIKASASKHKSMSRERMQKRLVQLEDEVRQALEYSATEEMLEEPHPTSPSLSLEERYARIAQIKSALENLEEQRPAEQAESPQSDQFNFTDADSRIMSTRNQGVIQGYNPQIAVDSDHGFIVGLQMSNQTTDQQQFENVLHSMKTMTGDRPQKLSADAGYFSASNIAAALEAEVDAYIAADRENKKKNNAYDKTNFTYVPELDYYLCPAGKELTRKRTVHANDADKPTTWVYECSVCSECPFRDECVKSKTGKRSITRSEHDPLREEMRTKVQSDEGTAVYRMRKAIVEPIWGQLKEVQGFRQFHLRGEDKVSGEFILLSLSHNIRKLHAAKYPKPATLYKRERSARKQRVAG; encoded by the coding sequence ATGGCTAAATTCAAAGCATATACCACAGAGCAAGGTGAACTTCTACCTATCTATTTAAGCGAGTGGGTAACAGATGATCATGAAGTTAGACTTGTCAGCGACATCGTCGAGCAGTTAGACCTATCTGCCATTACTAACAAATACTCCAAGCGTGGAGAAGAAGCCTATCATCCTGCCATGCTGCTCAAACTGTGGTTCTATGGGTATGCGACAGGCGTCTTCACGTCTAGGAAACTTCAAATAGCTACGAAAGAAAGCATTCCTTTTCGCTGGTTATGTGGCGGATACCTGCCAGATTTTCGTACGCTGAGTGACTTTCGGAAGAACCACCTGGATACCCTTCCAGGTTTATTCAAACAAGTCATACAAATCGCTATGGAACTGGGCTATATCTCGCTCGGGCATGTGAGCATTGACGGTTCTAAAATAAAGGCAAGCGCCTCTAAACATAAATCGATGTCACGTGAGCGTATGCAAAAACGCCTCGTTCAATTGGAAGACGAAGTCCGGCAAGCATTGGAGTATTCTGCTACCGAGGAAATGTTGGAGGAACCCCATCCGACGAGTCCTTCCCTATCGTTGGAGGAACGCTATGCCCGCATCGCGCAAATAAAATCTGCGCTGGAGAATTTGGAAGAACAGCGGCCAGCGGAACAGGCCGAATCTCCTCAGAGCGATCAATTTAATTTTACCGATGCCGACTCTCGCATCATGAGCACACGGAACCAAGGTGTCATTCAAGGCTACAATCCACAAATTGCCGTAGACAGCGATCATGGCTTCATCGTTGGACTTCAAATGAGTAACCAAACAACCGATCAACAGCAGTTTGAAAACGTGCTTCATTCCATGAAAACAATGACAGGAGATAGGCCTCAGAAGCTGAGTGCTGATGCAGGGTATTTTAGTGCGTCCAACATTGCAGCGGCGCTGGAGGCTGAAGTGGATGCCTACATTGCTGCCGATCGCGAAAACAAAAAAAAGAATAATGCCTACGACAAGACCAACTTCACTTATGTACCTGAGCTAGATTATTATCTCTGCCCTGCTGGCAAAGAGCTTACACGGAAACGAACCGTGCATGCGAATGATGCAGATAAGCCAACGACTTGGGTTTATGAATGCAGCGTCTGTAGCGAATGTCCTTTTCGAGACGAGTGTGTAAAAAGTAAAACAGGGAAGCGTTCCATCACACGTAGCGAGCATGATCCCCTGCGAGAGGAAATGCGAACGAAAGTGCAAAGTGATGAGGGAACAGCCGTTTACCGAATGCGTAAGGCGATCGTTGAACCGATATGGGGGCAGTTGAAGGAGGTTCAAGGATTTCGTCAATTCCATTTGCGGGGCGAGGATAAAGTATCTGGGGAGTTCATACTGCTCTCTCTAAGCCACAACATCCGCAAATTGCATGCGGCGAAGTATCCCAAACCAGCCACTTTGTACAAACGGGAGAGGTCTGCCCGTAAACAAAGAGTGGCTGGATGA
- a CDS encoding ATP synthase subunit I — translation MDDFSATLKTVQNVFLFFLSFCLAAWALFVDYRVYFAGIMLGSMASMVNARFLAWKINKLAAAAIEQNGRKVTLGFLTRAAIAGFAGLVAVRYPEHIALTTTVAGYFFAQLATLVLGILSIRKSKK, via the coding sequence ATGGATGACTTTTCAGCCACTCTGAAAACGGTTCAAAATGTGTTTCTTTTCTTTTTATCCTTTTGTTTGGCTGCATGGGCGCTTTTTGTCGACTATCGGGTTTACTTTGCCGGCATTATGCTTGGATCCATGGCAAGTATGGTGAATGCAAGGTTTCTGGCCTGGAAGATCAACAAGTTGGCAGCAGCTGCGATAGAGCAGAATGGGCGCAAGGTGACCCTGGGTTTTCTGACAAGAGCAGCAATCGCTGGTTTCGCAGGCTTGGTTGCCGTAAGGTATCCCGAACATATCGCGTTAACTACGACGGTCGCTGGATACTTTTTTGCTCAATTGGCAACACTCGTACTGGGTATTCTTTCTATTAGGAAGTCTAAGAAGTAA
- a CDS encoding NuoB/complex I 20 kDa subunit family protein: MDFSLESISPEEREELNRNVFMTTLEQVKAWARSNSLWPLTFGLACCAIEMMGTGGSHYDLDRFGVIFRTSPRQSDVMIVAGTVTKKMAPLLRRLYEQMPEPKWVIAMGSCATAGGPYIKSYSVVKGVDQIVPVDVYIPGCPPNPAALIYGINKLQEKIRYEAKTGKQVTNR, translated from the coding sequence ATGGACTTCAGTCTAGAGTCGATATCGCCCGAGGAACGGGAAGAGTTAAATCGCAATGTATTTATGACTACACTGGAGCAAGTGAAAGCTTGGGCTCGCAGTAATTCACTTTGGCCATTAACGTTTGGATTGGCTTGTTGTGCGATCGAAATGATGGGTACGGGTGGATCTCATTATGATTTGGATCGTTTCGGAGTCATCTTCCGTACGTCTCCCAGGCAATCGGATGTCATGATTGTGGCGGGGACCGTTACGAAGAAAATGGCTCCTTTGCTGCGCCGTCTTTATGAACAAATGCCGGAACCGAAATGGGTAATCGCCATGGGCTCTTGCGCGACAGCCGGCGGGCCTTATATCAAGTCCTATTCCGTGGTAAAAGGTGTCGATCAAATCGTTCCCGTTGATGTGTACATTCCGGGTTGCCCACCGAATCCGGCTGCGTTGATTTATGGAATTAACAAGCTTCAGGAGAAAATTCGCTATGAAGCGAAGACCGGGAAGCAGGTGACCAACCGATGA
- a CDS encoding F0F1 ATP synthase subunit delta: MSDIVVAKRYAKALFEVAKEQGIISQVEEELKSVASAIRDNADLQKFLNHPNIGTSAKTDLLKQIFEGKVSEPVWNTLLVLIDKGRQSILSALLNDYVKVANEALGQASAVVYSAIALTDAQQAEIASHFSKVTGKTIRVSNEVEPKLLGGVQVRIGDRLYDGSLAGKLDRLAKALV; the protein is encoded by the coding sequence ATGAGTGACATCGTCGTAGCGAAGCGTTATGCCAAAGCTCTGTTCGAAGTAGCGAAGGAACAAGGTATCATTTCCCAAGTTGAAGAAGAGCTAAAATCTGTAGCTAGTGCGATTAGGGACAATGCAGACTTGCAGAAGTTCCTGAACCATCCGAACATCGGGACTTCCGCGAAAACGGACCTGCTGAAGCAGATTTTCGAAGGCAAAGTTTCCGAACCGGTGTGGAACACGCTGCTGGTCTTGATTGATAAAGGAAGACAATCGATTCTTTCAGCTTTACTTAACGACTACGTTAAGGTAGCCAATGAAGCACTAGGACAAGCGAGTGCTGTTGTTTACTCCGCTATTGCGTTAACGGATGCTCAGCAAGCTGAGATTGCTTCACATTTTAGCAAAGTAACAGGTAAAACGATTCGTGTTTCGAATGAAGTCGAGCCGAAATTGCTCGGTGGCGTTCAAGTGCGCATCGGTGATCGTTTATATGATGGAAGCTTGGCAGGCAAGTTGGATCGTTTGGCCAAAGCGTTAGTTTAA
- a CDS encoding AtpZ/AtpI family protein, giving the protein MKRPNPNDNPWRAVALTSAIGIDLVVCLAAGYFFGEWLSHTLGGQLWLLGGFLLGLVTGIISIYFMIKQYGGL; this is encoded by the coding sequence ATGAAACGGCCAAATCCCAATGATAATCCATGGCGGGCAGTAGCCCTAACTAGTGCAATAGGTATCGACCTCGTAGTCTGTTTGGCAGCCGGGTATTTCTTCGGCGAGTGGTTGAGTCACACACTAGGGGGACAGCTCTGGTTGTTAGGTGGATTCTTGCTAGGGCTTGTAACCGGAATCATTAGCATTTACTTCATGATAAAGCAGTACGGAGGGCTATAA
- the atpB gene encoding F0F1 ATP synthase subunit A gives MEHKVPEFEWLGFHFDASALMMIGITTLIVLILAIAGASRASVTNPSKLQNFMEWTIEFVEGIIGSTIGSKHGKGFIALGLTLIMYIFIGNMLGLPFSIVTEDHVSWWKSPTADIAVTGALTVIVIVLSHYLGITRNTKHYFAHYFEFKGAMLILHLIEVVSKPLTLAFRLYGNIYAGEIMISVIIGAGWFGIAPLFVWQGFSVFVGAIQAFVFTMLTMVYISQTLIHEEEH, from the coding sequence ATGGAACATAAGGTACCAGAATTTGAGTGGTTAGGGTTTCATTTCGACGCATCTGCACTAATGATGATCGGAATTACCACACTTATCGTGCTTATCCTTGCAATCGCAGGGGCCAGCCGAGCATCCGTAACGAATCCTTCGAAATTGCAAAACTTTATGGAATGGACGATTGAGTTTGTAGAAGGCATTATCGGAAGCACGATTGGATCGAAGCACGGTAAAGGTTTTATCGCACTAGGTCTTACGCTCATTATGTATATCTTTATCGGCAACATGCTTGGTCTCCCTTTCTCGATTGTGACAGAAGATCACGTGTCATGGTGGAAATCACCAACAGCTGATATTGCCGTTACAGGAGCACTTACGGTTATCGTAATTGTATTAAGTCACTATCTAGGGATTACTCGCAATACGAAACATTACTTCGCGCATTATTTTGAGTTCAAAGGGGCAATGTTGATCCTTCATTTAATTGAAGTTGTATCCAAGCCGCTTACACTCGCTTTCCGTCTTTACGGTAACATTTACGCAGGTGAAATTATGATATCTGTCATCATCGGAGCAGGCTGGTTTGGAATTGCACCTCTCTTTGTATGGCAGGGCTTCAGTGTGTTCGTAGGTGCGATTCAAGCCTTCGTATTCACGATGCTAACAATGGTTTACATCTCACAAACGTTGATTCACGAAGAAGAGCATTAA
- the atpF gene encoding F0F1 ATP synthase subunit B, whose translation MHIEWSTFWIQLIAFLILYLLLSKFAFGPLFGMMEKRRQLVKDQIQTAEASRKQADQLLEEQKQALQQTRKEAYDIIEQAKHTGSKQADDIIHAASAEANRLKDEALKDIENEKNKAVAALRSQVGAMSVLIASKIIEKQIDEKSQEELVEHYLKEVGGNV comes from the coding sequence TTGCATATTGAATGGTCCACATTTTGGATTCAACTTATCGCGTTCTTAATTTTATATTTGTTGCTTTCTAAATTTGCGTTCGGTCCTCTGTTCGGAATGATGGAGAAACGCAGACAATTAGTGAAAGATCAAATCCAAACAGCTGAAGCGAGCCGCAAGCAAGCTGATCAACTGTTAGAGGAACAAAAGCAAGCGCTGCAACAAACTCGTAAGGAAGCTTACGATATCATTGAGCAAGCGAAGCATACGGGTTCCAAACAAGCTGATGATATTATTCATGCTGCTAGCGCAGAAGCTAACCGTCTGAAAGACGAAGCACTGAAAGATATCGAAAATGAGAAGAACAAAGCGGTTGCCGCTCTTCGCAGCCAAGTTGGCGCGATGTCCGTTCTGATCGCATCCAAAATTATTGAGAAACAAATCGATGAAAAGTCACAAGAAGAACTGGTTGAGCATTACCTCAAAGAGGTAGGAGGCAACGTATGA
- a CDS encoding F0F1 ATP synthase subunit epsilon, with product MSTFLLEIVTPERKVYAEQVNMISVKGVEGELGILPNHIPLVTPLKIAPITVKKQGSKDEIIAVNGGFMEVRKDKVVILAESAELPEQIDIDRAKAAKERAEKRLAETKQDNVDFKRAEAALQRAVNRISVSGK from the coding sequence GTGAGTACATTCCTACTGGAAATTGTTACCCCGGAGCGCAAAGTGTACGCTGAACAAGTGAACATGATTAGCGTGAAGGGTGTCGAAGGGGAGCTTGGAATTCTGCCGAATCACATTCCACTGGTCACTCCATTGAAAATTGCGCCGATTACTGTGAAGAAACAGGGCTCTAAAGACGAAATCATCGCGGTTAACGGCGGTTTCATGGAAGTGCGCAAGGATAAGGTGGTTATATTGGCGGAAAGCGCCGAGCTACCAGAACAAATTGATATCGATCGCGCGAAAGCTGCGAAAGAGCGTGCGGAGAAACGCCTTGCTGAAACGAAGCAAGATAACGTTGACTTCAAACGTGCGGAAGCTGCTTTGCAAAGAGCAGTGAACCGTATCAGTGTGTCCGGGAAATAA
- a CDS encoding NADH-quinone oxidoreductase subunit A, producing MYTNNYVIVAVFLGLGIILPIVALTAGKWLRPSKPVEEKYTTYESGNEPVGEGQIRFNIRYYLFALMFVIFDVETVFLYPWAVAFNQLGLFALVEMCIFVALLAIGLIYAWKKKVLQWTSV from the coding sequence ATGTACACAAATAACTATGTAATCGTAGCGGTATTTCTTGGGTTAGGGATTATCCTTCCCATAGTGGCGCTGACGGCAGGCAAATGGTTAAGACCGAGTAAACCCGTCGAAGAGAAGTACACGACGTATGAGAGTGGAAACGAGCCTGTAGGTGAGGGCCAAATCCGGTTTAATATTCGCTATTATTTGTTTGCTTTGATGTTTGTCATCTTTGATGTGGAGACCGTATTTTTGTATCCGTGGGCTGTCGCTTTTAATCAGCTCGGACTTTTCGCCTTAGTAGAAATGTGTATTTTTGTAGCCTTGCTTGCCATAGGATTAATATACGCTTGGAAGAAGAAGGTGCTGCAATGGACTTCAGTCTAG
- the atpD gene encoding F0F1 ATP synthase subunit beta: MSKGRVVTITGPVVDIEFERGQLPEILNAIKIEKNDNGVLSTMTVEAAVHLGDNLVRCIAMSSTDGLVRGAVATDTKAAITVPVGAATLGRVFNVLGDPIDGIEEVDRTLTSGIHKEAPAFDNLSTKAEILETGIKVIDLMAPYVKGGKIGLFGGAGVGKTVTMQELIHNIAQEHGGISVFAGVGERTREGNDLYHEMKDSGVIAKTAMVFGQMNEPPGARLRVALSGLTMAEYFRDEEGKDVLLFIDNIFRFTQAGSEVSALLGRMPSAVGYQPTLATEMGQLQERITSTKKGSVTSIQAIYVPADDYTDPAPATAFAHLDATTNLERSIAAAGIFPAVDPLASSSRILTPETLGEDHYRTAQGVKQILQRYKELLDIIAILGMDELSDEDKLTVHRARRLRLFLSQPLHVAEPFNGFPGLYVPLKETVRSFKEILEGKHDNLPEVAFHNVGTIEDAIEKAKTL; encoded by the coding sequence ATGAGCAAAGGGCGCGTTGTAACAATTACAGGGCCAGTCGTCGACATTGAGTTCGAACGCGGACAACTCCCTGAAATCTTGAATGCCATCAAGATTGAAAAAAATGATAATGGCGTACTATCCACAATGACAGTCGAAGCAGCTGTTCACCTTGGTGACAACCTGGTTCGTTGTATCGCAATGTCCTCAACTGACGGACTTGTGCGTGGAGCAGTAGCTACAGATACAAAAGCTGCAATTACTGTACCAGTTGGAGCAGCAACACTAGGTCGCGTGTTTAACGTATTGGGAGATCCAATCGATGGAATCGAAGAAGTTGACCGTACATTAACAAGCGGCATTCACAAAGAAGCTCCAGCTTTCGACAACTTGTCGACCAAAGCAGAGATTCTTGAAACAGGAATCAAAGTTATTGACCTCATGGCTCCTTATGTTAAGGGTGGTAAAATCGGTCTCTTCGGCGGCGCGGGTGTAGGTAAAACCGTAACCATGCAAGAGTTGATTCACAACATTGCACAAGAGCATGGCGGTATCTCCGTATTCGCAGGCGTTGGTGAGCGTACTCGTGAAGGTAATGACCTTTACCACGAGATGAAAGACTCCGGCGTTATCGCAAAAACAGCGATGGTATTCGGTCAAATGAACGAGCCTCCAGGCGCGCGTCTTCGCGTAGCTTTGTCCGGTTTGACAATGGCTGAGTATTTCCGTGATGAAGAAGGTAAAGACGTTCTTCTTTTCATCGATAACATCTTCCGCTTTACACAAGCAGGTTCTGAGGTTTCCGCATTGCTGGGTCGTATGCCATCAGCAGTAGGTTACCAACCGACTCTGGCAACAGAGATGGGTCAACTGCAAGAGCGTATTACGTCCACGAAAAAAGGTTCCGTTACTTCCATTCAAGCGATTTACGTTCCTGCCGATGACTACACGGATCCGGCTCCAGCAACGGCTTTCGCTCACTTGGATGCAACAACGAACTTGGAGCGTAGTATTGCAGCAGCAGGTATTTTCCCTGCGGTAGATCCACTTGCTTCTTCTTCCCGTATCTTGACGCCAGAAACACTTGGCGAAGATCACTATAGAACAGCACAAGGCGTTAAACAAATTCTTCAACGTTATAAAGAGCTTCTGGATATTATCGCGATCTTGGGTATGGATGAGTTGTCCGATGAGGACAAATTGACTGTACACCGTGCGCGTCGTCTCCGTCTGTTCTTGTCTCAGCCGCTTCACGTTGCTGAGCCGTTCAACGGTTTCCCAGGTCTGTATGTACCATTGAAAGAAACTGTGCGCAGCTTCAAAGAAATCCTTGAAGGTAAGCACGACAACCTTCCTGAAGTGGCTTTCCACAACGTGGGAACGATCGAGGACGCTATCGAGAAAGCAAAAACACTGTAA
- a CDS encoding NADH-quinone oxidoreductase subunit C produces MSEEKKPEGKVDQTVDQAPAEEVKKTSEPAPETTGEPATEAAEAASSEGQAADKQAPAASETPVAADAAKSDAAAERAAARAARLAARAAAEPTGEPAPADPSAPAAADDEKAAKAQAAAEARAARASARAKTESAEPDAPKVPSPNQPLLDRLVEILKADVGEDAVVDAFINERDAHRPYVVIHSSRWLQAALTLRDHEELRCDYLRNLSGVDQETHLEVAYHLLSLTHKKEYCVKVKTDREQPSIPSVAPVWPTADWNEREVYDLFGIDFPGHPNLVRIMMPDDWVGHPLRKDYEPLDPEV; encoded by the coding sequence ATGAGCGAAGAGAAGAAGCCGGAGGGAAAGGTCGATCAGACGGTCGATCAGGCTCCTGCTGAGGAAGTAAAAAAGACAAGCGAGCCTGCGCCGGAAACAACAGGTGAGCCTGCCACTGAGGCTGCTGAGGCAGCGAGCAGCGAGGGGCAAGCGGCGGATAAGCAAGCGCCTGCTGCGAGCGAAACGCCGGTCGCGGCGGACGCTGCGAAGAGCGACGCTGCGGCTGAGCGCGCAGCCGCCCGTGCTGCCCGGCTAGCTGCGCGCGCGGCCGCTGAGCCGACGGGCGAGCCCGCGCCGGCAGATCCATCTGCGCCTGCGGCCGCAGATGACGAGAAGGCGGCCAAAGCCCAGGCCGCCGCAGAAGCCCGCGCCGCGCGAGCTAGCGCGCGCGCGAAGACCGAGTCGGCGGAGCCTGACGCGCCGAAAGTGCCTTCGCCGAACCAGCCGCTGCTGGACCGGCTGGTTGAGATCTTGAAAGCCGACGTTGGCGAAGACGCCGTCGTCGATGCCTTCATCAACGAAAGGGACGCGCATCGTCCTTACGTGGTCATTCACAGCTCACGCTGGCTGCAGGCCGCGCTGACGCTGAGGGATCACGAAGAGCTGCGCTGCGATTACTTGCGCAATCTCTCCGGCGTTGACCAAGAGACGCACCTAGAGGTGGCGTATCATCTGCTTTCCCTCACACACAAGAAAGAATACTGTGTGAAAGTAAAGACAGATCGCGAACAGCCGAGCATTCCGTCGGTTGCGCCGGTATGGCCTACCGCAGATTGGAATGAGCGGGAAGTATATGATCTGTTTGGGATTGATTTCCCAGGCCATCCGAATTTAGTACGCATCATGATGCCTGACGATTGGGTCGGCCATCCGCTACGTAAAGATTACGAACCGCTCGACCCGGAGGTGTAG
- the atpE gene encoding F0F1 ATP synthase subunit C translates to MGAIALVAAGIVFGLGALGAGIGNGLIVGRALEGISRQPELRGTLQTTMFIGVGLVEAMPVVALVLAFIFMGKAG, encoded by the coding sequence ATGGGAGCAATAGCATTAGTAGCAGCAGGTATCGTATTCGGTTTAGGAGCACTAGGTGCAGGTATTGGTAACGGTTTGATCGTAGGTCGTGCATTAGAAGGTATTTCCCGTCAACCAGAACTTCGTGGTACGCTTCAAACAACAATGTTTATCGGGGTAGGTCTAGTAGAGGCAATGCCAGTCGTTGCATTGGTTCTTGCGTTCATCTTTATGGGAAAAGCAGGCTAA